GATTGGTGAAGCCGTTATGAAGCGGATTGCCGTTCGCATCGACGATCAAGGTTCCCGGAGTCACCGGCTGCGTAACCGGGTCCGAGGTCAGGAAGAGCGGGACCTGGTACGTCCCTTCGACGATGCGCCAGGCGACGACATCGGGTTTAGAGCAGTCATTTTGGATGACGTTGCCGACGGTGAAGGTCTGCGCACCCGCCTCTCTCTGCGCTTGCAGCCATGCGAACGACTGATCCCGCATGGACAGCATCTGCCCGGTCAGCCCCGCATCGCTCTGCACGACGAAGTCGAAGGCCAGGACGAGTTCGCTTTGTGCTACGCCCGCGACCGTGAGGTGGCTGAAGATATCCTCGAACTGGGACTGCCGCGACAGGATCGCCTGAATGTCCGTCGGGCGTTGATCGCGCAGCGCTGCAAACGCTGGCTCCGCCGTCACCGGTGTGCCGTCAGGGTGCACCAGGTTGCGGACGGCGACGATGTAGCGATGACCAGGCGTCAGGCTCCTCGCCGGGCGCAAAAAGAGCGCTTGGCGCGCCGGGATGAAATTGCCCGTCGCGTTTGCGTCCGGCTCGATGAAGTGGAGGACCCGTGTGTTCGTGTCCACGTCGAGGAGCACCGTCGGGCTGTCCGGGTCGAGTGAGCGCGAGTTGTACGTCCTCGTTTCCGGCAGCAGCCGCGACGCATTGGACCCGACCGGATCCACTCCACCGGGGAAGTGCATCAAGATCTGTACGGTCGGGCTGAAGCCGTCGAGTATCGAGTAGGGATCGGGCGAGAGCGGTTTGCCCGACTGCACCGGCATGCCGGTCGCGGGAAAACTCACCCGCCAGCCGGTGGCCGTATTGGCAGGTACGAGGAAGCGCGAGGAGGGATACGGGAGCATGCACTCGGCGTTGTTCAGGATCTCGCACTGATCGGGGTTGGTGAGGGCAACCGTTTCGAATGAAACTGCGGCGTGCCGTGGGTCTGTTCCCACGCTGGCCTGGAGGGAATGTTGCCCTGCCGCGACGTTCGGTAGCGCTCCCTGGGCCTGCCCGTTCGCGATGGTGAGCGCCGAGGTCACCGGATTCCCGTCGAGGGTGACAGCCACACTCCCTGGACCGACACCGAACGGCAGCTGGAGAACCACGCTGACGGACCCCGTCAGTGAGAGCTGCTGGCTGACGGGTTTAAGGAACGCCAAGGGGATGTCGGGGGTCGCGGTGGCTGTGGGCGTGCTGGTGAGTGTCGCGGTGGCGGTCGGAACAGGAGTGCTCGTGGGTGTCGCCGTGGCGGTGGGCGTTGGCGTGTTGGCGGGAGTCCCATTGCTTGAGTCATCGCCGCACGCAGCGGTCATAAAAGTGATTCCGGCGAGCACAAGAACAAGCGCAGGCGAGACTGAAAACTTGCCACCAAGCCGAGGCTGTAACATGGCGAATCTCTCCTTCCACACGGGATTGTGACGGTTCTTATCGCAGCGTGCGGCGACAATACAAACGGAAAATCAAACCTTCTGGCCACGGGTTCCCTTTCTTGACATCAATAGGCCCCTACGATAACCGCAACCGCTGCGTCGTGAGACCCGTCTCGCGAGATTCGCAGACGAGCTGACAGGCCGCACATGCCGACGAAGTACGCGTACATCAACGATACCGCCATCCGCTATTTTCACACCGGTCCCACGACGCTTCCTGGCGTGGTGCCGGATTGGAGCCGAGGCGAGTTGGTCCTCTTTGTCCACGCTGCGGGTTCGAACGGCAACACCTGGCAGCGGCAGCTGGCGGGACTGGCGGAGCGACATAGTCCGCTGGCCTTCGACTTTCCTGGCCACGGACGTTCAGGTGGTACGGAAGGTCTCAAGAGCGTTGTGGCATATCGGGATTTCTTAGCGACGCTGATGGAGGCCCTGCGCCTGCGGCCCTGCGTGCTGGTGGGGCGCTCCATGGGCAGCGCCATCGCCATGGAGTTTGCTCTGGCGTACCCAGCGCGGCTGCGGGCGTTGATTCTGGTGGCAGCGGCGGCACGCTTCGACCTGCCGCAGGCAACGCTCGATACGTGGAGAGACGTCATGCTCGGCCGCGCGCAGCAGCCGTTTACCACGGAAGCGTTTTCACCCAAGGCTGATTTCAGCGTCGTGCGCGAAGCGTGGATGGAACAGGTAAAAACCGATCCGCGGGTGCGCTACTTCGACCTCCTTGCCTGCAATCAGTGCGACGTCACCGCCCGTCTGGGCGGGATCACAGTGCCGACGCTGATCGTTGCCGGAGGCGACGACAGTGTCACGCCGCTGGCGAGCGCCGAGGTGTTGCACCAGGGTATTCCAGGGTCGCAGTTGGTGGTCATTGATGATGCCGGACACAACGTGCCGGCGGAGAAACCAGCGGAATTCAATGAAGCGGTACAGGCGTTTCTGGCAAGGCTGATTTGAGCCATGGGTTTCAACCGTCAGGCTGTCATCGCCGGCGTCTATGAGCACCCCACACGGTGGGCGCCGGACAAGACGATGTTCCAGATCCACGCCGAGAGTGCCCGTGGCGCTCTCGACGATGCCGGCCTGGGTATCAAAGACGTCGATGCCTACTTCACTTCTGGTGTTGGGCCGATCGGTGTGCTGTCGGTAGCCGAGCATCTCAATCTGCAGCCGCGCTACCTCGACTCGACGTCGATCGGTGGCTCGTCTTTTGTCGCGCATGTGACGCACGCGGCGGCGGCCATCGCTGCAGGCTTATGCGAAGTAGCGCTGATCACCTACGGCAGCACCGCTTCCTCCGAGCGCTTCGCGGTGGGGACGGGCGGTGTCTTCACCGGTGATCCGCCGGACCATTTCGAAGCTCCGTTCGGTCCCACGCTGGTCGGCTCGTACGCCCTGGTGGCGCAACGCCACATGTATGAGTTCGGCACGACTGCTGAGCAGCTGGCGGAGATCGCCGTGACCATCCGCCGGCATGCGTCGCTCAACCCGGCTGCGAAGTTTCGTGATCTGATTGCGGTCGAAGACGTCCTGGCTTCGCGCCTCATCTCGTCTCCGCTGCACCTGCTGGATTGCTGCATCATCACCGATGGCGGCGGCGCCGTCGTGGTGACCAGCGCGGCACGTGGGCGCGATCTGAAAAAGCGACCGGTCTATGTCCTGGGCGGTTCGGAGGCCTGCTGTCACACCAGTATGGGCCGCCGTGACCTCACGGACATCGCGGCGCGACAGTCCGGGCCGCGGGCGATGGCGATGGCGGGTGTCACGCACGCGGACATCAACATGTGCATGATCTACGACTCCTTCACCATTACCGTGTTGGAGACGCTGGAGAACCTGGGGTTCTGCAAGCAGGGTGAAGGCGGCGCGTTCGTGCAGAGCGGGCGCATTGGTTTGGGTGGCGAGTTGCCGATCAATACCGACGGCGGCGGGCTGTCATCGAACCACCCCGGCATGCGCGGCATCTTCCTGGTCATCGAGGCCACCAAACAATTGCGTGGTGAATGCGGCCCGCGACAGGTGCCAGACTGCGAGATCGCGCTGTGCCATGGAACCGGCGGCATGTTGGGCTTGCGGCACAGCGGCGCGACGCTGGTGCTGGGGCGAGGATAAGATGGCGGACGAGAAGAAATACCAGAAGCCGCTGCCTCGCATCGACGAAGAGTCGAAGGGGTTTTGGGAGGCGTGCCAACGGCACGAGCTGTATCTGCAGAAATGCCGCGCCTGCGGGACGCTGCGGTACTACCCGCGTGCCCTGTGCCCATCGTGCTTGTCCGCGGACACTGAGTGGGTGCTTTCTTCGGGCCGGGGCACGGTGTACACCTATACGGTGACCTACCAGAATCAATCCCCAGGCTTTCGTGAAGAGCTTCCGTACGTGCTGGCCTATGTCGAACTGGAGAAGGGTGTGCGCCTGCTGACGAACATCGTTGGCTGCGCGCCGGCACAGGTCAGAATCGGCATGCCCGTGCAGGTGAGCTTCGAAGACGTGACCCCGGAGGTCACACTCCCCAAGTTTCGGCCGGCGGGTGATAGCCCTCACCCTAGCCCTCTCCCAGGGGGAGAGGGAATCAGAGGATGATTCTCGATCTTCACACGCATTCCGACGCCTCCGAAGACAGCCGCGCCCCGGTCGAGACCTACCTCAAGTGGCTGGTGCGCAAGCGCGATGTCCTGCCCATCGATGGGATAGTCTTGACCGAGCATCGGCAGTGGGATCCGACGAAGGACTACCGCCGTCTGGAAGACCAGTACGGCATTCTCATCTTGCGCGGGGCCGAGGTGGAGACGGATTATGGGCATGTGCTGGTTTACGGGGTCAACGACGACATCACGCGGCGGTTCGATTTTGCCGACGTGCGGCTGTCGGCGCCGGAGTTGATCCCGGCCGTGGCGCACATGGGCGGGATTGCCGTGCCGTGCCACCCGGGGCGGCCGACCATCGGGTTGTGCGAGCACTACACCAGCAAACCGCCCATTGACGGCGTGGTGGCCGTGGAGGCGTTGAACGGTGGCAGCCGCCGGGGCGAGAACGAAAGGGTGCAGCAGTTGATCGACCGTTACGGTTACCACGCGTTTGGCGGCAGCGATTCGCATCTGGTCAGCTTCATTGGGATTTGCGCGACGGAGTTCGACCGCGATGTGCATGATGTCGAGGCACTGGTGCAGGCGCTGCGTGCGGGCGGATACCGTCCCGTCGATTTTCGCGACGGCTTGAAGATGAGCGCGTGATGAGTGTCGAGTTTGACCGTTCCATCATCGGTAGCGAGTTCGACCGCACCGTTTTCGGGCCGGTTACGGTGGAGAACATTCTCGAGTACATTGCGGTCACGGGCGAAACGGAGCCGCCCGCATCGCCGGCGGATCTCGTGGCCCCGCCCACGTTCGTCGTCTGCGTCCGCGGGCATCGTTTTATGCCCAAGAATGTGGCGGGCGTGCGCTCTGGTTTCGACGCGGGAAAGGACATCGAGTTCGGCGTGCCGGTCCGGCCCGGAGATGTGTTGACATCGGTCAGCACGGTACACGACATCTACGAAAAAACCGGCCGCAGCGGCAGCATGGCTTTCGTCGTCTTGCGCACCGTGGTGACCAATCAGCGCGGAGAGCAGGTGGCGGTGGTCGATCAGCGGATGATGTTCCGATGAAGACGTTGACGGGATACGACAGCCACGGGGCTTGCCGACACTGAGGTGCCTATGCCTGCACGATCCGATTTCGCGCACGTCGACGTTGGTGACGAATTGCGCACGCTGCGCCTGACGCTGACGCCGGAGCAGGTGAAGCAGTACGCGGTCACCGCGCGCATGCCAGGCGGCCGCTTCATGAGCGACGAAGCCGCCCGCAAGGAAGGCCTTCCCGGGCAAATCGCTCCCGGCAACATGAGCCTGGCGCTGCTGTCGCGGCTGATCGCGGCCTCATTCCCGGGCATGAGACTGCAGCGCCTGCATGCCACCTTCCGCGTTCCAGTGCGGCCCAACCTGCCGATCACGGTGCGCGGCGTGGTGACCGAGAAGCACACGAGCGAAGAGGGAAACTTCATCGAGTGCGATCTGGTGTTGGAAAGCGACGAGGGCGAACGCTGGGTGACTGGCACGGCAAGCGTCCACCTGCCGCCGCACAGCTGAAGCGCGTGGGGGCATGGTCGTGGCACGATCCGGAAGCCGAACTGCACAGCCCGCAGCGCGGGCCGCTGCTCCCGATCCTTTCGGTTTTGATCCGGCCTTTCTGGCGCGGATGCGGCCGGTCTACGGTTTCCTCTATCGGCGCTACTGGCGCGTGCAGACGGAAGGGCTCGAGCACATTCCCAGCGCCGGCGCGGCGCTGATCATCGGCAACCATTCCGGCGGCATTCCGCTCGACGCCGCCATGATCGCCGCCGCCGTCGATATCGAGCACCCTGAGCACCGTGTTGTACGATTTCTGTACGATCGCTTCGTCGCCAGCTTGCCGCTCATGGGCGAGTTCTATAATCGGATGGGTGCTGCCGTGGCTTCATTCGAGAACGCCCAGCGCCTGTTGCAGATGGGTGCGTTGGTCGGCATTTTCCCAGAAGGTGTCGAGGGCGTCGCCAAGGGGATCTGGCGCCGCTATGAACTGCAGCCGTTTCACAGCGGCTTCGTTCGCTTGAGTCTCTTGCTGCGCGTGCCGATCATTCCCGCCGCCGTTGTCGGGGCCGAGGAAACCTATCCCGTGATCGGCAAGTGGGAACATTTGGGGCCGTTGAAACAGCTTCTGAATGTGCCGTACGTTCCGCTGACTCCCCTGTTCC
This DNA window, taken from Candidatus Binatia bacterium, encodes the following:
- a CDS encoding Ig-like domain-containing protein yields the protein MTAACGDDSSNGTPANTPTPTATATPTSTPVPTATATLTSTPTATATPDIPLAFLKPVSQQLSLTGSVSVVLQLPFGVGPGSVAVTLDGNPVTSALTIANGQAQGALPNVAAGQHSLQASVGTDPRHAAVSFETVALTNPDQCEILNNAECMLPYPSSRFLVPANTATGWRVSFPATGMPVQSGKPLSPDPYSILDGFSPTVQILMHFPGGVDPVGSNASRLLPETRTYNSRSLDPDSPTVLLDVDTNTRVLHFIEPDANATGNFIPARQALFLRPARSLTPGHRYIVAVRNLVHPDGTPVTAEPAFAALRDQRPTDIQAILSRQSQFEDIFSHLTVAGVAQSELVLAFDFVVQSDAGLTGQMLSMRDQSFAWLQAQREAGAQTFTVGNVIQNDCSKPDVVAWRIVEGTYQVPLFLTSDPVTQPVTPGTLIVDANGNPLHNGFTNPPFTIAIPCSVLADGKPKRPLIIGHGLFGSGRDTVEGFANQASLGGFDLIMGATDWRGLSAPDVENFASSFVVGQIVLKLKNFPALPDRLRQGQLNTLALARMMKTAAFNADPAFQTPSGVGVLVGPQEEEFYFGASLGGIMGLMFTALSPDVVNANVDVPAINFSLLLQRSTDFSQFDDALSLTGLADPMKRALTVGIIHELWVRGEPAGYATHITSNPLEGTNAKNILMTMAWLDQQVSNVATEIAARTLGLPNLVGSLRANMAEIPDEPGPLSSALVIYDTGSFDLGNPAHGPFIAPLANEAPTRNCCDPHGLRGYIPASIEQLRAFLTPGGKITNFCTDVDGVCDANQPSEIPYGDAKPCDPLACP
- a CDS encoding alpha/beta hydrolase; translation: MPTKYAYINDTAIRYFHTGPTTLPGVVPDWSRGELVLFVHAAGSNGNTWQRQLAGLAERHSPLAFDFPGHGRSGGTEGLKSVVAYRDFLATLMEALRLRPCVLVGRSMGSAIAMEFALAYPARLRALILVAAAARFDLPQATLDTWRDVMLGRAQQPFTTEAFSPKADFSVVREAWMEQVKTDPRVRYFDLLACNQCDVTARLGGITVPTLIVAGGDDSVTPLASAEVLHQGIPGSQLVVIDDAGHNVPAEKPAEFNEAVQAFLARLI
- a CDS encoding thiolase domain-containing protein, with translation MGFNRQAVIAGVYEHPTRWAPDKTMFQIHAESARGALDDAGLGIKDVDAYFTSGVGPIGVLSVAEHLNLQPRYLDSTSIGGSSFVAHVTHAAAAIAAGLCEVALITYGSTASSERFAVGTGGVFTGDPPDHFEAPFGPTLVGSYALVAQRHMYEFGTTAEQLAEIAVTIRRHASLNPAAKFRDLIAVEDVLASRLISSPLHLLDCCIITDGGGAVVVTSAARGRDLKKRPVYVLGGSEACCHTSMGRRDLTDIAARQSGPRAMAMAGVTHADINMCMIYDSFTITVLETLENLGFCKQGEGGAFVQSGRIGLGGELPINTDGGGLSSNHPGMRGIFLVIEATKQLRGECGPRQVPDCEIALCHGTGGMLGLRHSGATLVLGRG
- a CDS encoding Zn-ribbon domain-containing OB-fold protein, with the protein product MADEKKYQKPLPRIDEESKGFWEACQRHELYLQKCRACGTLRYYPRALCPSCLSADTEWVLSSGRGTVYTYTVTYQNQSPGFREELPYVLAYVELEKGVRLLTNIVGCAPAQVRIGMPVQVSFEDVTPEVTLPKFRPAGDSPHPSPLPGGEGIRG
- a CDS encoding PHP-associated domain-containing protein, giving the protein MILDLHTHSDASEDSRAPVETYLKWLVRKRDVLPIDGIVLTEHRQWDPTKDYRRLEDQYGILILRGAEVETDYGHVLVYGVNDDITRRFDFADVRLSAPELIPAVAHMGGIAVPCHPGRPTIGLCEHYTSKPPIDGVVAVEALNGGSRRGENERVQQLIDRYGYHAFGGSDSHLVSFIGICATEFDRDVHDVEALVQALRAGGYRPVDFRDGLKMSA
- a CDS encoding MaoC family dehydratase N-terminal domain-containing protein, with protein sequence MSVEFDRSIIGSEFDRTVFGPVTVENILEYIAVTGETEPPASPADLVAPPTFVVCVRGHRFMPKNVAGVRSGFDAGKDIEFGVPVRPGDVLTSVSTVHDIYEKTGRSGSMAFVVLRTVVTNQRGEQVAVVDQRMMFR
- a CDS encoding MaoC family dehydratase; translation: MPARSDFAHVDVGDELRTLRLTLTPEQVKQYAVTARMPGGRFMSDEAARKEGLPGQIAPGNMSLALLSRLIAASFPGMRLQRLHATFRVPVRPNLPITVRGVVTEKHTSEEGNFIECDLVLESDEGERWVTGTASVHLPPHS
- a CDS encoding lysophospholipid acyltransferase family protein — translated: MARSGSRTAQPAARAAAPDPFGFDPAFLARMRPVYGFLYRRYWRVQTEGLEHIPSAGAALIIGNHSGGIPLDAAMIAAAVDIEHPEHRVVRFLYDRFVASLPLMGEFYNRMGAAVASFENAQRLLQMGALVGIFPEGVEGVAKGIWRRYELQPFHSGFVRLSLLLRVPIIPAAVVGAEETYPVIGKWEHLGPLKQLLNVPYVPLTPLFPWFGLLGAIPLPTKWHIRFGAPIQFYTNARLCRPRHGPTVRKLAERVRRQVQGMVHELLVERESIF